In a single window of the Proteiniborus ethanoligenes genome:
- a CDS encoding UDP-glucose dehydrogenase family protein, translating into MNICVVGTGYVGLVTALGFAKLGNRVICVDKDDDKIGNLNKGIPSIYEEGIEEILRECLEKKRIAFTNDLSEGINNSEIIFIAVGTPEKDDWNIDMTQVHEVVNQISNIISSYKIIVIKSTVPVGTQRETKKHLREKGVPEENFDIVSNPEFLSEGRALNDFLNGDRIVIGCDSSKGKIIMRKVYEHFNSEIIYTLPETAEIIKYASNAFLATKISFINEIANLCTKVGANIETVAYAMGLDKRIAPEFLRAGIGFGGSCFPKDTKALVKIGENHGIDLKIIRSAIRVNEKQRLIPIKILLNKYGKLENKTITILGLAFKPKTDDIRNAPSLTIIEELIKNKARIKCYDPIATDKVKNMQWDILCYKNLYDAVDKSDCAIICTEWDEIYSMDLSIVKERMNYPMIIDGRNILDLEKVKESEIEYYSIGRLN; encoded by the coding sequence ATGAACATATGTGTTGTTGGTACAGGATATGTAGGGCTAGTAACTGCATTGGGATTTGCAAAGCTAGGTAATAGAGTAATATGTGTAGATAAAGACGATGATAAAATAGGTAATTTAAATAAGGGAATACCTAGTATATACGAAGAAGGGATAGAAGAGATCCTAAGGGAGTGCTTAGAAAAAAAAAGAATTGCTTTTACTAATGACTTATCGGAAGGTATAAATAACTCTGAAATAATTTTTATAGCTGTAGGCACACCTGAAAAAGACGATTGGAACATTGATATGACACAAGTCCATGAAGTAGTAAATCAAATTTCAAATATAATATCCAGCTATAAAATCATTGTAATCAAGAGTACAGTTCCTGTTGGAACTCAAAGAGAAACCAAGAAGCATTTACGTGAGAAAGGTGTTCCAGAAGAAAACTTTGATATTGTTTCTAATCCTGAATTTTTAAGTGAAGGAAGAGCCTTAAATGATTTCTTAAATGGTGATAGAATAGTAATAGGTTGTGATTCATCTAAAGGTAAAATTATAATGAGAAAAGTATATGAGCATTTTAATAGCGAAATTATTTATACTTTACCTGAAACTGCTGAAATTATTAAATATGCATCAAATGCTTTTTTAGCTACAAAGATTTCCTTTATTAATGAGATAGCGAATTTGTGTACTAAGGTGGGAGCAAATATAGAAACTGTAGCCTATGCTATGGGACTAGATAAAAGAATAGCTCCAGAATTTCTAAGAGCAGGTATAGGGTTTGGAGGATCTTGCTTTCCTAAAGATACTAAAGCATTAGTTAAAATTGGTGAAAATCATGGAATCGATTTAAAAATAATTAGAAGTGCAATTAGAGTAAATGAAAAACAAAGATTAATTCCAATTAAAATATTATTAAATAAATACGGAAAGCTTGAAAATAAAACTATAACTATTTTAGGATTAGCATTTAAGCCAAAAACAGATGACATTAGAAATGCACCATCTTTAACTATTATAGAGGAATTGATAAAAAATAAAGCCAGGATAAAATGCTATGATCCTATAGCAACAGATAAGGTGAAAAATATGCAATGGGATATTTTATGTTATAAAAATTTATATGATGCTGTAGATAAAAGCGATTGTGCCATTATATGTACTGAATGGGATGAAATATATTCTATGGATTTAAGCATAGTAAAAGAAAGGATGAACTATCCTATGATAATCGATGGGAGAAATATTTTGGATTTAGAAAAGGTTAAAGAAAGTGAAATAGAGTACTATTCTATAGGGAGATTAAATTAA
- a CDS encoding glycosyltransferase, whose protein sequence is MNNKPVNKIITKFIKIKTKFAGKKNKDIFKVKSKDDYPAISVIVCTMRENSLDNVFENYNRQIHKNKEMIIILNNNNINKSIWDEQVKSYKNISVFQLDENVTLGSCLNFGVSKARANIIAKFDDDDYYGPKYLSNSIEALKYADIIGKASSFVYFKKSKILAIRSPKNENKYVKHMDGPTLIIKKHVFNSVKFADIPRGVDTRFSKDCVEKGFKIYSTNRFHHVYIRSEFPDSHTWKISENDLLRMCKKVKQDIVDFTPYVDI, encoded by the coding sequence TTGAATAATAAACCTGTAAATAAAATAATAACTAAATTCATAAAAATCAAAACAAAGTTTGCAGGGAAAAAAAATAAGGATATATTTAAAGTAAAATCAAAAGATGATTATCCCGCTATATCAGTTATAGTATGCACAATGAGAGAAAATTCCTTAGATAATGTATTTGAAAATTATAATAGGCAAATACACAAAAATAAAGAAATGATAATAATTCTAAATAATAATAATATAAATAAAAGTATATGGGATGAACAAGTAAAATCTTATAAAAATATAAGTGTATTTCAGCTTGATGAGAATGTAACTTTAGGAAGTTGCCTTAATTTTGGTGTATCTAAAGCGAGGGCTAATATTATAGCTAAATTTGATGATGACGATTATTATGGACCAAAATACCTGTCAAATTCTATTGAAGCTTTAAAATATGCTGATATAATCGGTAAAGCCTCTTCTTTTGTTTATTTTAAAAAAAGTAAAATTCTTGCAATTCGTTCTCCTAAAAATGAAAATAAGTATGTAAAGCACATGGATGGACCTACATTAATAATAAAAAAACACGTTTTCAACAGTGTTAAATTTGCCGATATACCAAGAGGCGTTGATACCAGATTTTCTAAAGACTGCGTTGAAAAGGGCTTTAAAATATATTCTACAAATAGATTCCATCATGTTTATATTAGAAGTGAATTCCCTGACTCTCATACTTGGAAAATTTCTGAGAATGATTTATTGAGAATGTGTAAAAAAGTAAAACAGGATATAGTGGATTTTACTCCTTATGTCGATATATAA
- a CDS encoding glycosyltransferase has protein sequence MKNEQVSKVHTVNYNISVITCTNRPRYMQNVFENYNQQSFKDKELILVLNNNKMNMQEWTREAKKHDNISVFQVDEKKTLGYCLNFGIEKAKYNIIAKFDDDDYYGPEYLSQSIKGFKYADVIGKYTTFVYFQNTQTLAIRNPKRDNRYVYRIEGPTLMFKREIFNKIRFVEKSLGEDIQFCKDCTKNGIKMYAIDKYNYVYVRHGLIDKHAWNIKDELFMKLCLIIGKVDDYKKYINKK, from the coding sequence ATGAAAAACGAACAGGTTTCTAAAGTCCATACCGTGAATTACAATATCTCTGTCATTACATGTACAAACAGGCCTAGATATATGCAAAATGTTTTTGAAAACTACAATCAACAATCCTTTAAGGATAAAGAACTAATTCTAGTTCTCAACAATAATAAAATGAACATGCAGGAATGGACTAGAGAAGCAAAAAAACATGATAATATATCTGTTTTTCAAGTTGATGAGAAAAAAACTTTAGGTTACTGTTTAAACTTTGGTATTGAAAAAGCAAAATATAATATCATTGCAAAATTTGACGATGATGACTATTATGGACCTGAATATCTATCGCAATCAATTAAAGGGTTTAAATATGCAGATGTCATTGGCAAATATACTACATTTGTATATTTTCAAAACACTCAAACTTTAGCCATAAGAAATCCGAAAAGAGATAATAGATATGTTTATCGAATTGAAGGCCCTACCCTCATGTTTAAAAGGGAAATTTTTAATAAAATAAGGTTTGTTGAAAAATCCTTAGGTGAGGATATTCAATTTTGCAAGGATTGTACTAAAAATGGAATCAAAATGTATGCCATTGACAAGTATAACTATGTTTATGTAAGACATGGTCTAATAGATAAGCATGCTTGGAATATTAAAGATGAGCTTTTTATGAAATTGTGTTTGATAATTGGTAAGGTAGATGACTATAAAAAATATATAAATAAAAAGTAA
- a CDS encoding DUF3343 domain-containing protein produces the protein MDIKLASSGGYYLAVFKSKNYAVQLYYKLEKAGYGIFQLVSTPCQLKGGCSYSIKFYKLSDVNYLKKYSTDFDEDISGIYYAEKKDGAKVYKIISNI, from the coding sequence ATGGATATAAAGTTAGCTAGTAGTGGGGGTTATTACCTAGCTGTGTTTAAATCAAAAAACTATGCTGTTCAACTTTATTACAAATTAGAAAAAGCTGGTTATGGCATATTTCAATTAGTATCTACACCCTGTCAATTAAAAGGAGGATGCAGTTACTCAATTAAATTCTATAAGCTTAGCGATGTAAATTATCTTAAAAAGTATTCTACTGATTTTGATGAAGACATATCAGGAATTTATTATGCAGAAAAAAAAGATGGAGCAAAAGTTTATAAAATAATAAGCAACATCTAA